In Clostridium swellfunianum, a genomic segment contains:
- a CDS encoding cyclic lactone autoinducer peptide: MNKEKILKVVAKLTRKIASTANSSVSTYYVYQPEVPKKLKK, encoded by the coding sequence ATGAACAAGGAAAAGATATTGAAAGTAGTTGCTAAACTAACTAGAAAAATTGCTTCAACAGCAAATTCAAGCGTTTCAACCTACTATGTGTATCAGCCTGAGGTGCCCAAGAAATTAAAGAAGTAA